Proteins from one Microcoleus sp. FACHB-672 genomic window:
- a CDS encoding CHAT domain-containing protein has translation MLNQIKANYAKVYAALGQYDQALEIAQTIEKTGQWNQAQETIALVYAKAGQYEKAFQILQPIASSIPYRGVPEIARYAAEAGQYSLFLKTVQANNLNDDELSKIVSTYKELGQYEQAFIVIQTIRSNYLRASKLIQLARTYIQAGQQNKADEILSTALPLIPTLEENQSETHGLLDALLGLVSTYIHTGQPKKVDELLSVALKLAQTIKNNQSQSKALSQVALEYARIKQYDQSLEIILAIDNSNTTYSVEVIKQFLKAGLDDKALEIGKHIFHKTESNGTQLISQIGFLTDIVTAYSEQRVYEPVFYSRVLQITQSYSSQNTHILGKIAAAYAKAKQEEKAFDIVKSIANIEERAFFLAGLAVAYAQVGEYEKAFDIVQTIEKDSTQGWVAPYIFAKNKALFGIAVSYIEAGLYDKALAVATNIQGRRLVDSLGRADQASATLSIIAQEYIQAGQYNYALQISKAITDNPIESVSSKWHALEVIAHSYVESGQYDQALKIAQTIADATKKTQVLDYIANRAARRGKLSLALQIVQTIEDSDKRADGLVLIARKYADAGQYNQALQVAQTIENCFNRVNVLLEIASQYANAGQKIQATDLLAQLPQFQDFAVVNSRPREDEASELQRQGDAQREVGKFEAALQSYQQALNIYREIGDRQEQIWTLRGMVWVYQSMAEVYAERGDTAKVIDFHQQRLAIYRELGQPVEEIYTLVDLGKVYASQGDNAKASDYYLQSWAILRRYKNPQEIASEASQEISASLLWWFLGRTLFESGHLAAAKEALLADIQYQESRLTSFPGNDATRVKLTDELFSTSYQLLQRIFVAQGQVEAALEMAERGRSRAFVQLLAERLARSEKQPTEVINRVSTSPPTIEQIRQVAKEQNATLVEHSIVDEQLYIWSIKPTGEVGFSQVDLKSLGISLQDLVTSSRESIGVRGRSLEISFDPGLNQTEGLQQLHKLLIEPIAQYLPTEPNDRLIFIPQNELFLVPFPALQDASGKYLIEKHTILTAPSIQVLQLTHEKRQAVSGKEVLVVGNPTMPSLTTELGKPSQMLFSLPGAEKEATAIAQLLKTKALTGNQATKAAVLLKLSNARIIHLATHGLLDDLTGMGVPGAIALAPDGTRELNDGLLTSSEILNMDLNAELVVLSACDTGRGKLTGDGVIGLSRSLITAGVPSVIVSLWSVPDAPTAFLMTQFYQNLQTNPDKAQMLRQAMLTTMKNHPNPRDWAAFTLIGEAQ, from the coding sequence ATGTTGAATCAGATAAAAGCTAATTATGCGAAAGTGTACGCAGCATTGGGACAATACGACCAAGCGTTAGAGATTGCCCAGACTATTGAAAAAACTGGGCAATGGAACCAGGCACAGGAAACAATTGCCTTAGTGTATGCAAAAGCGGGGCAGTATGAGAAAGCTTTTCAAATACTTCAACCTATTGCCTCCTCCATACCCTATAGAGGCGTCCCTGAGATAGCTCGTTATGCTGCTGAAGCAGGACAATACAGTCTATTTTTGAAAACTGTTCAAGCGAACAATTTAAATGATGACGAATTGAGTAAGATTGTATCCACTTATAAAGAATTGGGTCAATATGAACAGGCTTTTATAGTTATTCAAACTATTAGAAGTAACTATCTTAGAGCTAGTAAATTAATCCAGCTAGCCAGGACATATATACAAGCAGGACAACAGAATAAAGCGGATGAAATACTTTCAACAGCTCTACCGCTCATCCCAACTCTTGAGGAAAATCAGTCTGAAACTCATGGCTTGTTGGATGCCTTGTTGGGGTTAGTCAGCACCTATATACATACTGGACAACCTAAAAAAGTGGACGAGCTACTCTCAGTAGCTCTGAAATTAGCTCAAACTATTAAAAATAATCAGTCTCAATCGAAGGCATTATCTCAGGTAGCTCTTGAATATGCAAGGATAAAACAATATGACCAGTCCTTAGAGATTATCTTAGCTATTGATAACTCAAACACTACTTATTCTGTAGAAGTAATTAAGCAATTTTTAAAGGCTGGCTTAGATGATAAAGCTTTAGAGATTGGTAAACATATTTTTCATAAAACTGAAAGTAACGGAACCCAACTTATTTCACAAATTGGTTTTCTAACTGATATAGTTACTGCTTACTCAGAACAGAGAGTTTACGAGCCAGTTTTTTACAGCAGAGTTTTACAAATTACTCAATCTTATTCCTCTCAAAACACTCATATTTTAGGTAAAATAGCTGCTGCTTATGCAAAAGCAAAACAAGAAGAGAAAGCCTTTGATATTGTCAAAAGTATTGCGAACATTGAGGAACGCGCTTTCTTTTTAGCTGGCCTAGCTGTCGCATATGCCCAAGTGGGAGAATATGAGAAAGCTTTTGATATTGTCCAAACTATCGAGAAAGATTCGACTCAAGGCTGGGTAGCACCCTATATTTTTGCCAAAAATAAGGCATTGTTTGGAATTGCTGTCTCTTATATTGAAGCTGGGCTTTATGATAAGGCACTTGCCGTCGCCACAAATATTCAAGGACGCCGCCTTGTAGATAGTCTCGGCAGAGCCGATCAAGCTAGCGCAACCTTGAGTATAATTGCTCAAGAGTACATTCAAGCCGGACAATATAACTACGCTCTACAAATTTCTAAAGCTATTACAGATAACCCTATAGAGTCAGTTTCTTCAAAATGGCATGCTCTAGAAGTGATAGCCCACTCGTATGTTGAATCTGGACAGTATGACCAAGCCCTAAAGATTGCCCAAACTATCGCGGATGCTACTAAAAAAACTCAAGTTCTAGACTACATAGCCAACAGAGCTGCTAGGAGAGGAAAACTTTCCCTAGCCCTTCAGATTGTCCAAACTATCGAGGACTCTGATAAGAGAGCTGACGGGTTAGTGCTCATCGCCCGCAAGTATGCCGATGCCGGACAGTATAACCAAGCCTTACAGGTTGCCCAAACAATCGAAAATTGCTTTAACAGAGTTAATGTACTACTGGAAATAGCGAGTCAGTACGCAAACGCTGGACAAAAAATTCAAGCGACAGACCTCCTAGCCCAACTGCCTCAATTTCAAGATTTTGCTGTAGTCAATTCCCGTCCTCGTGAGGATGAAGCTAGCGAGCTACAGAGGCAAGGTGATGCTCAGCGTGAAGTTGGTAAATTTGAGGCAGCATTGCAGTCTTATCAACAAGCGCTGAACATTTATCGGGAAATTGGAGATCGCCAGGAGCAGATATGGACTTTGAGAGGCATGGTATGGGTTTACCAAAGTATGGCAGAGGTTTACGCTGAGCGGGGAGATACTGCTAAAGTAATTGATTTTCATCAGCAGCGTTTGGCAATCTATCGAGAACTTGGCCAACCCGTGGAGGAAATCTATACCTTAGTGGATCTGGGAAAAGTTTATGCCAGTCAAGGAGATAATGCCAAGGCGTCTGATTACTACCTACAGAGTTGGGCAATTTTGCGAAGGTATAAAAACCCTCAAGAGATTGCTTCAGAGGCGTCACAAGAGATTTCCGCATCGCTATTGTGGTGGTTCTTGGGGAGAACTCTTTTTGAGTCTGGTCATTTAGCTGCGGCAAAAGAGGCTCTACTGGCTGACATTCAATATCAGGAATCTCGATTAACCAGTTTTCCTGGCAATGATGCCACTAGAGTGAAACTCACAGATGAGTTATTCTCTACGTCTTATCAGCTTCTGCAACGCATCTTCGTTGCTCAGGGTCAGGTTGAGGCGGCTCTAGAAATGGCTGAACGCGGTCGGAGTCGTGCGTTTGTACAGTTACTAGCAGAACGCCTAGCCCGTTCAGAAAAGCAACCAACAGAGGTGATTAATCGTGTCTCCACCAGTCCACCTACCATCGAGCAAATTCGTCAAGTCGCCAAAGAACAAAACGCCACTCTTGTTGAGCATTCGATTGTTGACGAACAACTGTATATTTGGAGCATCAAACCCACAGGTGAAGTAGGGTTTAGTCAGGTTGATCTCAAATCCCTAGGTATATCCTTACAAGACCTCGTTACTAGCAGCCGTGAATCTATCGGCGTTAGGGGTCGCAGTCTTGAAATATCATTTGACCCCGGACTCAATCAGACCGAGGGCTTACAGCAACTACACAAACTCCTGATTGAACCCATCGCCCAATACCTCCCTACTGAACCCAATGATCGCCTTATTTTCATCCCGCAAAACGAACTGTTCTTAGTACCCTTTCCCGCCCTTCAAGACGCTTCAGGCAAATACCTCATCGAAAAACACACCATCCTCACCGCCCCATCAATTCAAGTCTTGCAGCTAACCCACGAAAAACGCCAAGCGGTTTCAGGAAAGGAAGTGTTGGTCGTCGGAAATCCCACGATGCCCAGCCTTACCACTGAGTTGGGAAAACCTTCCCAAATGTTATTCAGTCTACCCGGTGCCGAAAAAGAAGCAACTGCGATTGCCCAACTACTCAAAACCAAAGCACTTACAGGTAATCAAGCCACCAAAGCAGCAGTTTTACTAAAGCTGTCGAATGCCCGGATTATTCATTTGGCGACTCACGGGTTATTGGACGATCTTACTGGAATGGGCGTACCGGGAGCGATCGCCCTGGCTCCAGATGGCACACGTGAACTCAATGACGGTTTACTTACGAGTAGCGAAATTCTCAACATGGACTTAAATGCTGAATTAGTTGTCTTAAGTGCCTGCGATACGGGCAGGGGGAAACTTACGGGCGATGGTGTGATTGGGCTATCTCGCTCCTTAATTACAGCCGGAGTTCCCAGTGTGATAGTATCCCTGTGGTCAGTACCCGATGCTCCCACCGCTTTTTTGATGACCCAGTTTTATCAAAATCTGCAAACGAACCCTGATAAAGCCCAAATGTTGCGACAAGCGATGCTGACAACAATGAAAAACCACCCTAATCCCAGAGATTGGGCAGCGTTTACGCTTATTGGGGAAGCGCAGTAG
- a CDS encoding sensor histidine kinase produces the protein MRKSEERYRALYEENPSIYFTLDADGNVLSVNAFGAEQLAYTPEELVGQSILKVVYEDDKPAVQQHLLACLQQPAAVSRREVRKVRKDGSLLWVRQVARAVPGNDGNLIVLMLCEDQKQAQEARLQRETKNTALPQALPDLMFQLDKHSNLLDFAPESKDQNSFLNFNLHKKSPVALLSICNSNSITSDYESPTYFKASIVVSKELEHQVQKRTSHLKKALDLAADTQRITNEIRDSFDEAQILQTAVVALHSVLKTDYCCAAVYNLERTQATICYEATAPQFGSALGCTIKMADAPNAFSRLLRGEYYQSSEQGDIRVPELCKDLPVKLLCPISSDDQGVIGHLAVFNRIGTVLGTREILLVQQVANQCAIAIRQARLYQSSRAQVEELAKLNRLKDDFLSTVSHELRSPIANMKMAIHLLQAAEDPDRRERYLKILRTECDRENELIEDLLDLQRLEADAYGLHTTAVDLPQWLPTILAPFNCRISHRQQILEVDYPPELPPFISDAISLGRIVTELLNNACKYTSAGGKIALSVRYSEGGKESLAPNTSSAPPVCLFTIVNQAEIPQAELPRIFEKFYRVPNADPWQQGGTGLGLALVYKLVEQLGGSIQVESDAGWTAFTVAIPTYLKEKNEP, from the coding sequence ATGCGAAAAAGTGAAGAGCGATACCGAGCCTTGTATGAGGAAAACCCCTCCATCTATTTCACTTTAGATGCCGACGGAAACGTGCTTTCAGTCAACGCTTTTGGAGCCGAACAATTAGCCTACACTCCAGAAGAATTAGTCGGACAATCTATCCTGAAAGTTGTTTACGAAGACGACAAACCCGCAGTGCAGCAGCACCTGCTCGCTTGTTTGCAGCAGCCGGCAGCCGTATCGCGCCGAGAAGTTCGTAAAGTGCGAAAAGACGGCAGCCTCTTGTGGGTGAGACAAGTGGCTCGCGCTGTGCCAGGAAATGACGGAAACTTGATCGTACTCATGTTGTGTGAAGATCAAAAGCAAGCACAAGAAGCCCGATTGCAGAGGGAAACAAAAAATACAGCCTTGCCGCAAGCGTTACCAGATTTAATGTTTCAGCTAGACAAACACAGCAACTTGCTGGACTTCGCGCCCGAATCTAAAGACCAGAATTCTTTTTTAAACTTCAATCTCCACAAGAAAAGTCCTGTAGCTTTACTCAGCATTTGTAACAGCAACTCAATAACAAGCGATTACGAATCGCCCACTTATTTTAAAGCTAGCATTGTCGTCAGCAAAGAGCTAGAACATCAAGTTCAAAAACGCACCAGCCATCTGAAAAAAGCACTCGATTTGGCTGCCGACACTCAGCGAATCACCAATGAAATTCGCGATAGCTTCGATGAAGCTCAGATTTTGCAAACCGCTGTCGTCGCACTTCACAGCGTCCTGAAAACAGATTACTGCTGCGCCGCTGTTTACAACCTTGAACGTACACAAGCAACCATTTGCTATGAAGCTACCGCGCCTCAGTTCGGATCGGCTTTGGGCTGTACGATTAAGATGGCAGACGCCCCTAATGCCTTTAGCCGGCTGCTGCGCGGAGAATACTATCAATCTTCTGAACAAGGGGATATTCGCGTACCCGAACTGTGCAAAGATTTGCCGGTAAAACTGCTGTGCCCCATCTCATCCGATGACCAAGGAGTAATCGGTCACTTAGCAGTATTTAACCGAATTGGCACAGTTCTGGGCACGAGAGAAATTCTCTTAGTGCAACAAGTCGCCAATCAGTGCGCCATCGCCATTCGCCAAGCCCGACTTTATCAATCCTCCCGCGCACAAGTGGAAGAACTCGCCAAACTTAATCGGCTCAAAGATGACTTTTTAAGTACCGTTTCTCATGAATTGCGCTCGCCCATCGCTAACATGAAAATGGCGATTCACCTGCTGCAAGCGGCTGAAGATCCAGACCGGCGCGAGCGCTATTTAAAGATTTTGCGAACCGAGTGCGACCGAGAAAATGAGCTGATCGAAGATTTACTGGATTTGCAAAGGCTAGAAGCAGACGCCTACGGGTTACACACAACTGCTGTGGACCTACCGCAGTGGTTGCCGACTATTCTCGCACCTTTTAATTGCAGAATCTCCCACCGGCAGCAAATTTTAGAAGTTGATTATCCGCCTGAACTCCCCCCCTTTATTTCAGATGCCATCAGTTTAGGGCGGATTGTAACAGAACTGCTCAACAATGCCTGCAAATACACAAGTGCCGGTGGCAAGATAGCGCTAAGCGTCCGTTACTCAGAGGGAGGGAAAGAATCTCTGGCACCGAATACTTCATCCGCCCCCCCTGTTTGCCTATTCACCATCGTCAATCAAGCGGAAATTCCTCAAGCTGAACTGCCCCGAATCTTTGAAAAGTTCTACCGAGTTCCCAACGCCGATCCTTGGCAACAAGGCGGCACCGGCTTAGGGCTAGCTTTGGTTTACAAACTTGTCGAACAGTTAGGCGGCAGCATTCAGGTTGAAAGTGATGCCGGTTGGACAGCCTTCACAGTTGCCATACCTACCTACTTAAAAGAGAAGAATGAACCCTGA
- a CDS encoding methyltransferase domain-containing protein — protein sequence MESDDSLLNVEAVSFWEQRYQEGTAAWNLAQPAPPFVSFLNSPQVSPPGRMAVLGCGYGYEALLFASKGFEVVGFDFAPSAIAAANHLAEAAGISTQFLQRDIFDLANEFASYFNYVVEHTCFCAILPGRRPAYVELVRDLLRPDGELIGLFFTHSRAGGPPFGVTPAQIEEYFAADFELLSLVPVTNSVASRQGEEHFGRFRRK from the coding sequence ATGGAATCGGACGATTCTCTGCTAAATGTTGAAGCGGTAAGTTTTTGGGAGCAGCGCTATCAGGAAGGAACCGCTGCCTGGAATTTGGCACAACCGGCTCCTCCTTTTGTTAGCTTTTTAAACTCTCCTCAAGTTTCACCCCCTGGTCGCATGGCAGTTTTGGGCTGCGGTTACGGTTATGAAGCATTGCTGTTTGCTTCTAAGGGTTTTGAAGTTGTTGGTTTTGACTTTGCTCCTTCTGCCATTGCAGCAGCAAACCATTTAGCTGAAGCTGCCGGCATTTCTACTCAATTTTTGCAGCGAGATATCTTTGACTTGGCAAATGAGTTTGCCAGTTATTTTAATTATGTGGTAGAGCATACTTGCTTCTGTGCCATTTTGCCGGGAAGACGGCCTGCTTATGTTGAGCTGGTGCGAGACTTATTGCGCCCGGATGGGGAATTGATCGGCCTGTTTTTTACCCATTCTCGGGCCGGCGGGCCTCCTTTTGGGGTGACACCGGCACAGATTGAGGAGTATTTTGCTGCTGATTTCGAGCTGCTTTCTTTGGTGCCGGTGACGAATTCGGTAGCGTCACGTCAAGGAGAGGAGCATTTTGGGCGCTTTCGCCGAAAGTAG
- a CDS encoding HEAT repeat domain-containing protein translates to MNPLTLKQISEHLDSENSRDRMIALASLRKFPADDAVPLIKKVLDDQSLQVRSMAVFALGVKQTDECYPILVRLLETDPDYGIRADAAGALGYLEDRRAFEPLVRAFYEDTDWLVRFSAAVALGNLKDPRAHDVLMKALDSEEVVVQQGAIAALGEIKSIASVDRILRFAQSEDWLIRQRLAEALGHLPSEKSVSALKYLAKDAHWQVAEAASISLQRLDEAGI, encoded by the coding sequence ATGAATCCCCTTACTTTAAAGCAAATTTCCGAGCACCTAGACAGCGAAAACTCTCGTGATCGCATGATTGCGCTGGCTTCGCTGCGGAAATTCCCAGCCGATGATGCGGTGCCCTTAATTAAAAAAGTCCTTGACGATCAAAGCTTGCAAGTGCGCTCAATGGCAGTGTTTGCGTTGGGAGTCAAACAAACAGACGAGTGCTATCCGATTTTGGTGCGGTTGCTAGAAACCGATCCAGATTACGGCATTCGCGCTGATGCTGCCGGCGCTTTGGGATATCTAGAAGATCGGCGAGCGTTTGAGCCGCTGGTGCGGGCGTTTTATGAGGATACCGATTGGCTGGTGCGCTTTAGTGCGGCGGTGGCGCTAGGAAATTTGAAAGATCCTCGCGCTCATGATGTGCTGATGAAAGCGCTCGATAGTGAGGAAGTGGTGGTGCAACAAGGGGCGATCGCAGCGCTGGGTGAAATTAAATCGATAGCCTCTGTTGATCGCATTCTCCGCTTCGCTCAGTCAGAAGATTGGCTGATCCGGCAGCGTTTGGCAGAGGCGCTGGGGCATTTGCCGAGTGAGAAGAGTGTTTCGGCGCTGAAGTATTTAGCAAAGGATGCTCATTGGCAAGTGGCTGAGGCGGCGAGTATTTCTTTACAGCGTTTGGATGAGGCGGGAATTTAG
- a CDS encoding Dps family protein: MRKLNIGLTDEQRDGVIDLLNHDLADAYLLLIKTKKYHWDVVGPQFRSLHQLWEEHYQALTINIDELAERIRTLGGYPIGTAEGFLKYASIKEHIGDLPLATQMVARLVDDHEQIIRNLRDHVDQSGDKYHDQGTADFLTGLMEQHEQMAWMLRSFIEGESLVSDGQKPQASPQTAAHV, encoded by the coding sequence ATGCGTAAGTTAAATATCGGTCTTACTGACGAGCAACGCGATGGTGTCATCGATTTACTCAATCATGACCTTGCAGATGCTTATCTTTTGCTGATCAAAACCAAGAAGTATCACTGGGATGTTGTCGGCCCTCAGTTCCGCTCACTCCATCAATTGTGGGAAGAACACTATCAAGCATTAACCATTAACATTGATGAGCTTGCAGAACGGATTAGAACTTTGGGCGGTTATCCGATCGGAACCGCTGAAGGATTCCTGAAATATGCCTCGATTAAAGAACACATTGGCGATCTGCCTTTAGCAACACAAATGGTTGCTCGCTTGGTGGATGATCACGAGCAAATTATCCGTAACCTGCGCGATCATGTCGATCAGTCAGGTGACAAATACCACGATCAAGGAACGGCAGACTTTTTAACCGGCTTGATGGAACAGCACGAACAAATGGCTTGGATGCTGCGTTCGTTTATCGAAGGGGAATCCCTTGTATCGGATGGGCAAAAGCCTCAAGCTTCGCCACAAACCGCCGCTCACGTCTAG
- a CDS encoding DoxX family protein: protein MFKIENLKEIFRVILAVALIVLGVLHFTVSEPFVRIMPPQLPYPLELVYLSGFFEILGAVGLLIPPVSRAAAWGIIALFIAVFPANINMAVNHIHIDGIPDSPWFQVVRLPLQAVLIAWAWWYTKPSDPDKQASIIPKNLISKLPTS from the coding sequence ATGTTTAAAATTGAAAACTTAAAAGAAATATTTAGAGTAATTTTAGCAGTAGCTTTAATCGTACTTGGCGTGCTTCACTTTACGGTTTCCGAGCCATTTGTGAGGATTATGCCACCTCAGCTACCCTATCCTCTGGAATTAGTTTATCTTAGTGGATTCTTTGAAATTTTGGGAGCAGTTGGTTTATTAATTCCGCCAGTTTCTCGGGCGGCGGCTTGGGGAATCATTGCGTTGTTTATCGCAGTTTTTCCAGCGAATATTAATATGGCTGTTAATCACATTCATATTGATGGTATTCCAGATTCGCCTTGGTTTCAAGTAGTTAGGCTACCGTTACAAGCAGTTTTGATTGCTTGGGCGTGGTGGTATACAAAACCGAGTGATCCGGATAAGCAAGCAAGCATTATTCCAAAAAATTTAATTTCTAAGTTGCCCACGAGTTGA
- a CDS encoding TetR/AcrR family transcriptional regulator, producing MPSQTFFNLPVPRQRIIIGSAITEFANHSYEAASISSIVSQAKIAKGSFYQYFEDKQDLYLYLVDLAIEARNSFIAGVNLPSIQAGFFIYLRALFEAVLAFQLANPAFTQILYRGPNHGDVPFPDEVFKRTNAASIAFMRQCVEEGIAQGQLAADVNPDIAAFTIVTLGNELRHFIPAHLGLNVKQLVKEGPELDLGAIGKILDNFVRTLEYGIGGRH from the coding sequence ATGCCCTCCCAGACGTTCTTTAATTTGCCTGTTCCGAGACAGCGGATCATTATCGGCTCAGCGATCACCGAGTTTGCTAACCACAGCTATGAAGCGGCGTCGATATCAAGCATTGTCAGTCAGGCAAAAATCGCTAAAGGGAGCTTTTATCAATACTTTGAGGACAAGCAAGACTTGTATCTCTACCTCGTTGATTTAGCGATTGAAGCAAGGAATTCGTTCATTGCTGGAGTTAACTTGCCTAGTATTCAAGCCGGCTTTTTTATATACTTGCGGGCTTTATTTGAGGCCGTTCTAGCGTTTCAACTGGCAAATCCAGCCTTTACTCAAATCCTTTATCGGGGGCCAAATCACGGCGATGTGCCCTTTCCGGATGAAGTCTTCAAACGCACTAATGCGGCATCAATAGCATTTATGCGACAGTGTGTAGAAGAGGGCATTGCCCAAGGTCAACTAGCGGCTGATGTCAACCCTGATATTGCAGCATTTACGATTGTTACGCTGGGTAACGAACTCAGGCACTTTATCCCTGCTCACTTGGGGCTTAATGTAAAGCAGTTAGTTAAAGAGGGGCCTGAGCTTGATCTGGGTGCAATTGGCAAAATTTTAGATAACTTTGTACGCACCCTAGAGTACGGTATTGGAGGCCGGCATTGA
- a CDS encoding Coq4 family protein yields MLKQFEDLTRTVRNLHTVTDLLKSMGEKTENVFDIEDNFRGSDQMKVCVERVKAIPEARAMIESRYLGPEIDLEALSNLPHGTLGHTYATVMKALGFDPNFYRRRDVENDADWVTMRLRKTHDIVHLITGFGPTGGELGVLAIHAVQIGYPMGVLLQVASMGLALKRQPEKLDYVTQQSARGMGMAIQIKPLIAQRWEAGWDKPVRQWREELNITDPVINEPYSLKNRLPGLDLDW; encoded by the coding sequence ATGCTTAAACAATTTGAAGACCTCACCCGAACCGTTCGCAATCTACACACTGTCACGGATTTGCTCAAATCGATGGGTGAAAAAACAGAGAATGTTTTTGACATCGAAGATAACTTTCGAGGCAGCGATCAGATGAAGGTGTGCGTCGAACGAGTTAAAGCTATCCCCGAAGCCCGTGCCATGATAGAAAGCCGGTATCTCGGCCCTGAAATCGACCTCGAAGCTTTATCAAATTTACCGCATGGCACGCTTGGTCATACCTATGCCACTGTAATGAAAGCCTTGGGCTTCGACCCCAACTTTTACCGTCGTCGTGATGTTGAAAACGATGCAGACTGGGTGACTATGCGCTTACGGAAAACCCACGATATTGTACACCTGATAACAGGCTTTGGGCCTACCGGCGGCGAGTTGGGAGTGTTAGCCATTCATGCAGTTCAAATTGGCTATCCGATGGGTGTGTTGCTTCAGGTTGCTAGTATGGGTTTAGCGCTTAAGCGCCAACCGGAGAAGCTTGACTATGTAACGCAGCAGTCGGCAAGAGGCATGGGGATGGCAATACAAATTAAACCGCTGATTGCTCAGCGTTGGGAAGCCGGTTGGGACAAACCTGTGCGGCAATGGCGCGAGGAATTAAATATTACTGATCCTGTAATTAATGAACCCTACAGTCTGAAGAACCGGCTGCCTGGTCTTGATTTGGACTGGTAA
- a CDS encoding DUF4112 domain-containing protein — MNTAQRLATLNRIRKLSRLMDTAIGIPGTRFRIGIDPILGLVPGAGDLVSTAFSAYIIYLAARFNIPREFLAKMIFNVGLEAVVGTVPLVGDLFDAYYKSNIRNLAILEQHLQVVDPKLEELSEILPEYTESTFSK; from the coding sequence ATGAACACTGCACAACGTTTAGCGACTCTTAACCGCATCCGCAAACTCAGCCGGCTCATGGATACGGCCATCGGTATCCCAGGCACGCGTTTTCGCATTGGCATAGACCCAATTCTGGGTTTAGTTCCGGGTGCCGGTGATTTAGTAAGTACAGCGTTTTCAGCTTACATCATTTATTTAGCCGCCCGGTTTAATATTCCCCGCGAATTCTTGGCAAAGATGATCTTTAATGTCGGCCTAGAAGCTGTTGTGGGGACAGTTCCATTGGTGGGTGATTTGTTCGATGCTTACTATAAATCCAACATTCGCAATCTTGCAATTTTAGAGCAACATCTTCAGGTCGTTGACCCCAAACTTGAAGAACTTTCAGAGATACTGCCTGAATATACAGAATCGACTTTTTCTAAGTAA